One Cricetulus griseus strain 17A/GY chromosome 5, alternate assembly CriGri-PICRH-1.0, whole genome shotgun sequence genomic window carries:
- the Cd84 gene encoding SLAM family member 5 isoform X2: MYMQCPETCWLGLHIQLRHQNIPPEGKPSTDPKGERFILAVLGSRRPEAAGRHADLLVVNGILGESVTFPLNIQEPQKVKNIGWVSSFASSVAFVKPGLQGAPRDIFVIQATYEGRISVIDQNYDLVIRDLRMEDEGTYIANINVENTPTTTKRYNLHIYRRLGKAKITQSSITFLNNSCNVTLTCSVEKEEKNVTYSWSPLGERSNVLQIFQSPEDQNLTYTCTAQNPVSNSSDSVAAQQLCTDSPNFHLRRAVLSSGLAAALLLLILIPFFGFLLYLYKRWRNRIDLKGDVSRETTYRKMSRNDRLTESRIYDEIPECKVLSHKEESVNTIYSSVQLSEKMRKNDTSDGRPPKTLGNEIIV; encoded by the exons TGCCCTGAAACGTGTTGGCTTGGCTTGCACATCCAACTAAGGCACCAGAATATTCCTCCAGAGGGCAAACCTTCCACTGACCCGAAAGGGGAGAGGTTCATCCTAGCAGTCCTGGGATCCCGCA GGCCTGAAGCAGCAGGAAGACATGCAGATTTGCTTGTGGTGAATGGGATTCTTGGGGAATCGGTTACTTTCCCCTTAAATATTCAAGAGCCACAGaaagttaagaacattggctgggTTTCTTCATTTGCTTCATCCGTTGCTTTTGTAAAACCAGGACTCCAAGGAGCACCACGTGACATTTTTGTGATCCAGGCCACTTATGAAGGACGAATATCCGTCATAGATCAGAACTATGACCTAGTCATTAGAGACCTGAGGATGGAAGATGAGGGAACTTACATTGCAAACATAAATGTAGAGAATACCCCCACCACCACAAAGCGCTATAACCTTCATATCTACC GTCGGCTTGGAAAAGCAAAAATTACACAGAGTTCAATAACATTTTTGAACAATTCTTGTAATGTCACACTAACGTGctctgtggagaaagaagaaaagaatgtgacATACAGTTGGAGTCCCTTGGGAGAGAGAAGTAATGTCCTTCAAATCTTCCAGTCCCCTGAGGATCAAAACCTGACTTACACATGTACTGCCCAGAACCCTGTCAGCAACAGTTCTGACTCTGTCGCTGCCCAGCAACTTTGCACAG ACAGTCCAAATTTCCACCTTCGCCGTGCTGTGTTGTCAAGTGGACTGGCTGCCGCTCTCCTTCTGCTTATTCTCATTCCATTTTTTGGGTTTCTGTTGTATTTGTACAAGAGATGGCGGAATAGGATTGACTTGAAAG GTGATGTCTCAAGAGAAACAACATACCGTAAAATGTCAAGAAATGATCGTCTCACAGAGTCTAGAATCTATGATGAAATTCCTGAGTGCAAG GTGCTGTCCCACAAGGAAGAGTCAGTGAACACCATTTACTCCTCAGTGCAGCTTTCTGAGAAG ATGCGGAAAAACGACACAAGTGATGGCAGACCTCCCAAGACTTTGGGTAATGAAATTATCGTCTAG